The following coding sequences lie in one Heliangelus exortis chromosome 6, bHelExo1.hap1, whole genome shotgun sequence genomic window:
- the C6H2orf88 gene encoding small membrane A-kinase anchor protein translates to MGCFKSKYAFPHSSALQDEVVGEGCTGEKSSLLAGGDGKGPPSIIVQDYADRFSREILDQALKQLAVTESKYSDIPYIESDVP, encoded by the coding sequence ATGGGATGCTTCAAATCCAAGTATGCCTTCCCACACAGCAGTGCTCTGCAGGATGAGGTTGTTGGGGAAGGATGCACTGGGGAAAAATCCTCACTGCTGGCAGGGGGGGATGGAAAAGGTCCACCCAGCATTATAGTTCAAGACTACGCCGACCGTTTCTCCCGGGAGATCCTGGATCAGGCCCTGAAGCAGCTGGCAGTGACTGAAAGCAAATACAGTGACATCCCTTACATTGAGAGTGATGTGCCCTGA